From one Physeter macrocephalus isolate SW-GA chromosome 18, ASM283717v5, whole genome shotgun sequence genomic stretch:
- the LOC102987462 gene encoding histone-lysine N-methyltransferase SETMAR isoform X3, translated as MAASEEEPEALTEQLDVARRLENLPYTLDHVAGPGGDTDPTLITFPGCVCLKTPCLPGTCSCLRREKNYDDNLCLRHIGSEAKCAEPVFECNVLCQCSDHCRNRVVQRGLQFHLQVFKTDRKGWGLRTLDFIPKGRFVCEYAGEVLGFPEVQRRIQLQTIHDSNYIIAVREHVYNGQVMETFVDPTSIGNIGRFLNHSCEPNLLMIPVRINSMVPKLALFAAKDIVPEEELSYDYSGRFLNPLDSEDKESTHHRRPCEHREKTNVYEARKRASPDTEQLVP; from the exons ATGGCAGCCTCTGAGGAGGAGCCTGAGGCCCTGACGGAGCAGCTGGACGTCGCGCGCCGCCTGGAAAATTTGCCT TATACTCTTGATCATGTAGCCGGGCCTGGAGGAGACACTGATCCCACTCTAATAACCTTTCCTGGATGCGTTTGTCTCAAAACTCCCTGCCTCCCTGGAACTTGCTCCTGTCTCCGTCGTGAGAAGAACTATGATGATAATTTATGCCTGAGACACATAGGATCAGAAGCAAAGTGCGCTGAGCCAGTTTTCGAATGCAATGTCCTGTGTCAGTGCAGCGACCACTGCAGGAACAGAGTGGTCCAGCGGGGTCTGCAGTTCCATCTCCAGGTGTTCAAGACAGATCGCAAAGGCTGGGGACTTCGTACCCTGGACTTTATACCAAAAGGACGGTTTGTCTGTGAATATGCTGGCGAGGTTTTAGGATTCCCGGAAGTACAGAGAAGAATTCAGTTACAAACAATACACGATTCGAATTACATTATAGCCGTCAGGGAGCATGTTTATAATGGGCAGGTAATGGAAACGTTTGTTGATCCTACCTCTATAGGAAATATTGGAAGATTCCTTAACCATTCTTGTGAGCCAAACCTATTGATGATTCCTGTCCGAATCAACTCGATGGTACCAAAGTTGGCACTTTTTGCAGCCAAAGACATTGTGCCAGAAGAAGAACTCTCTTATGACTATTCAGGAAGATTTCTTAATCCACTGGATAGTGAAGACAAAGAAAG CACACACCACAGAAGGCCATGtgaacacagggagaagacaaatGTCTatgaagccaggaagagagcctcaccagacactgaacagctggtaccctga
- the LOC102987462 gene encoding histone-lysine N-methyltransferase SETMAR isoform X1 → MAHGPSCSVTCGIFPDRGSNPCPLHRQADSQPRRHQGSPIITFYKCNILKIQYTLDHVAGPGGDTDPTLITFPGCVCLKTPCLPGTCSCLRREKNYDDNLCLRHIGSEAKCAEPVFECNVLCQCSDHCRNRVVQRGLQFHLQVFKTDRKGWGLRTLDFIPKGRFVCEYAGEVLGFPEVQRRIQLQTIHDSNYIIAVREHVYNGQVMETFVDPTSIGNIGRFLNHSCEPNLLMIPVRINSMVPKLALFAAKDIVPEEELSYDYSGRFLNPLDSEDKESTHHRRPCEHREKTNVYEARKRASPDTEQLVP, encoded by the exons atggctcacgggcccagctgctccgtgacatgtgggatcttcccggaccggggctcgaacccgtgtcccctgcatcggcaggcggactctcaaccacggcgccaccagggaagccctatcataacattttataaatgtaacattttgaaaatacag TATACTCTTGATCATGTAGCCGGGCCTGGAGGAGACACTGATCCCACTCTAATAACCTTTCCTGGATGCGTTTGTCTCAAAACTCCCTGCCTCCCTGGAACTTGCTCCTGTCTCCGTCGTGAGAAGAACTATGATGATAATTTATGCCTGAGACACATAGGATCAGAAGCAAAGTGCGCTGAGCCAGTTTTCGAATGCAATGTCCTGTGTCAGTGCAGCGACCACTGCAGGAACAGAGTGGTCCAGCGGGGTCTGCAGTTCCATCTCCAGGTGTTCAAGACAGATCGCAAAGGCTGGGGACTTCGTACCCTGGACTTTATACCAAAAGGACGGTTTGTCTGTGAATATGCTGGCGAGGTTTTAGGATTCCCGGAAGTACAGAGAAGAATTCAGTTACAAACAATACACGATTCGAATTACATTATAGCCGTCAGGGAGCATGTTTATAATGGGCAGGTAATGGAAACGTTTGTTGATCCTACCTCTATAGGAAATATTGGAAGATTCCTTAACCATTCTTGTGAGCCAAACCTATTGATGATTCCTGTCCGAATCAACTCGATGGTACCAAAGTTGGCACTTTTTGCAGCCAAAGACATTGTGCCAGAAGAAGAACTCTCTTATGACTATTCAGGAAGATTTCTTAATCCACTGGATAGTGAAGACAAAGAAAG CACACACCACAGAAGGCCATGtgaacacagggagaagacaaatGTCTatgaagccaggaagagagcctcaccagacactgaacagctggtaccctga
- the LOC102987462 gene encoding histone-lysine N-methyltransferase SETMAR isoform X2 — translation MAASEEEPEALTEQLDVARRLENLPVSAWPPGTEPEPFQYTLDHVAGPGGDTDPTLITFPGCVCLKTPCLPGTCSCLRREKNYDDNLCLRHIGSEAKCAEPVFECNVLCQCSDHCRNRVVQRGLQFHLQVFKTDRKGWGLRTLDFIPKGRFVCEYAGEVLGFPEVQRRIQLQTIHDSNYIIAVREHVYNGQVMETFVDPTSIGNIGRFLNHSCEPNLLMIPVRINSMVPKLALFAAKDIVPEEELSYDYSGRFLNPLDSEDKERLDNGKLRKPCYCGAKSCAAFLPYDSSLYCPLEKPNTSEEGRV, via the exons ATGGCAGCCTCTGAGGAGGAGCCTGAGGCCCTGACGGAGCAGCTGGACGTCGCGCGCCGCCTGGAAAATTTGCCTGTGAGCGCGTGGCCCCCAGGGACAGAGCCAGAGCCCTTTCAG TATACTCTTGATCATGTAGCCGGGCCTGGAGGAGACACTGATCCCACTCTAATAACCTTTCCTGGATGCGTTTGTCTCAAAACTCCCTGCCTCCCTGGAACTTGCTCCTGTCTCCGTCGTGAGAAGAACTATGATGATAATTTATGCCTGAGACACATAGGATCAGAAGCAAAGTGCGCTGAGCCAGTTTTCGAATGCAATGTCCTGTGTCAGTGCAGCGACCACTGCAGGAACAGAGTGGTCCAGCGGGGTCTGCAGTTCCATCTCCAGGTGTTCAAGACAGATCGCAAAGGCTGGGGACTTCGTACCCTGGACTTTATACCAAAAGGACGGTTTGTCTGTGAATATGCTGGCGAGGTTTTAGGATTCCCGGAAGTACAGAGAAGAATTCAGTTACAAACAATACACGATTCGAATTACATTATAGCCGTCAGGGAGCATGTTTATAATGGGCAGGTAATGGAAACGTTTGTTGATCCTACCTCTATAGGAAATATTGGAAGATTCCTTAACCATTCTTGTGAGCCAAACCTATTGATGATTCCTGTCCGAATCAACTCGATGGTACCAAAGTTGGCACTTTTTGCAGCCAAAGACATTGTGCCAGAAGAAGAACTCTCTTATGACTATTCAGGAAGATTTCTTAATCCACTGGATAGTGAAGACAAAGAAAGGTTAGATAatgggaaattaaggaaaccttGTTACTGTGGTGCTAAATCATGTGCTGCGTTCCTGCCTTATGACAGCTCACTGTACTGCCCCTTAGAAAAGCCAAACACGAGTGAGGAGGGAAGAGTATAG